A single genomic interval of Alteromonas sp. CI.11.F.A3 harbors:
- a CDS encoding trypsin-like peptidase domain-containing protein: MTGSSIVNFIIKSIFLGTIVALLLLFLLPDLRQGSGLTQGLFTEPSVSASRESYFAPLSRSAPAVVNIYSVSIENDTGLFRNQPRERASLGSGVIMTENGYILTCHHVVENADSIYVAVQDGRILEAQIVGNDPLTDLAVLKVTADNLHIIPQVSEPDIHVGDVVMAIGNPFDLGQTITQGIVSRAGRNGLSNYVDFIQTDAVLNQGNSGGALVDSNGILLGITNANFQVRDSRNRVRNVDGINFAVPYELAKRVMDKIINNGRVIRGQLGFIGGEYRNRPGIEVTAVANGSAADEAGLQPGDIILAIDGIRLESASKTLDMIAETAPGTTLELEISRGGNPLTINALVAELRAQE; this comes from the coding sequence GTGACTGGCAGCTCAATAGTTAATTTCATTATAAAATCAATATTCCTTGGGACAATAGTAGCCTTGCTTCTGTTGTTTTTGTTGCCGGATTTACGTCAAGGTAGTGGCCTCACTCAAGGGCTTTTCACAGAACCCTCAGTAAGTGCTAGCCGTGAAAGCTATTTTGCCCCTTTAAGTCGCTCTGCCCCTGCTGTAGTGAATATTTATAGCGTTAGTATCGAGAACGACACCGGCTTGTTTCGCAATCAGCCTAGAGAGCGCGCCAGTTTAGGTTCTGGCGTGATCATGACCGAAAACGGCTATATTCTTACTTGCCACCACGTAGTAGAAAATGCTGATAGTATTTATGTGGCGGTACAAGACGGCAGAATTCTGGAAGCACAAATAGTGGGTAACGATCCACTTACCGATTTAGCCGTTTTGAAAGTAACTGCAGACAACTTACACATTATTCCTCAAGTTTCTGAGCCCGATATACATGTCGGTGACGTGGTGATGGCTATCGGTAACCCTTTCGATTTAGGTCAAACCATTACCCAAGGTATTGTAAGTCGCGCTGGCCGCAACGGGCTATCTAACTATGTTGATTTCATTCAAACCGATGCTGTATTGAACCAAGGCAATTCAGGCGGGGCATTGGTCGATAGCAACGGCATCTTGTTAGGTATTACCAATGCCAATTTCCAGGTTCGTGATTCGCGTAATCGTGTCAGAAATGTAGATGGTATTAATTTCGCGGTACCTTACGAACTCGCCAAACGAGTGATGGACAAAATTATCAATAATGGTCGCGTTATTCGTGGTCAGCTTGGATTTATTGGTGGTGAGTATCGCAATCGCCCGGGTATAGAAGTAACGGCGGTGGCTAACGGTAGCGCAGCAGACGAAGCCGGCTTGCAACCAGGTGATATCATATTGGCCATTGACGGCATTCGTTTAGAAAGCGCGTCGAAAACCTTAGACATGATTGCAGAAACTGCACCTGGTACTACCTTAGAACTTGAAATTAGCCGTGGTGGTAACCCGCTTACTATTAATGCATTAGTGGCTGAGCTTAGAGCACAAGAATAG